One window of Mesorhizobium sp. WSM4904 genomic DNA carries:
- a CDS encoding amino acid ABC transporter permease, with protein sequence MTEIKPMTDLPVLLPVRPPSVPALRFRAWHGLALVAAVLLFAPAAGAQTGSEELSIVGVIIKWMPLLLTGFGFNLLISVLSMALGTIVGLGLGLLQLSEFHWLSRCAWVLTQFFRNAPWLVLLFFAMYLIPYQFRIGDVTVPFPDWVKAVIGFALPVMANVAEIVRGAVQSISSGQWEAADSLAFTRRQTMWMIILPQCVKRMLPPWMNLYSLVTMATVLASVVGINEMLTLTAQVHNAEGGRTDLLAPLYAFALLCFFIYCYPINLWTVRLERRFNVKS encoded by the coding sequence ATGACGGAAATCAAACCGATGACCGACCTGCCCGTGCTGCTGCCGGTTCGGCCACCTTCCGTGCCGGCTTTGCGGTTTCGAGCCTGGCACGGCCTGGCTTTGGTCGCGGCAGTGCTTTTGTTCGCGCCCGCCGCCGGTGCCCAGACGGGTTCGGAAGAGCTGTCGATAGTCGGCGTCATCATCAAATGGATGCCGCTGCTTTTGACCGGCTTCGGCTTCAATCTTCTTATTTCCGTGCTGTCGATGGCGCTGGGCACGATCGTGGGTCTTGGCCTTGGTCTGCTGCAGCTGAGCGAGTTCCACTGGCTCAGCCGCTGCGCGTGGGTGCTCACCCAGTTCTTCCGCAACGCGCCATGGCTGGTGCTGCTGTTCTTCGCCATGTACCTCATCCCCTACCAGTTCCGCATCGGCGACGTCACGGTTCCGTTTCCTGACTGGGTCAAGGCGGTCATCGGCTTCGCGCTGCCGGTCATGGCCAACGTTGCCGAGATCGTGCGCGGGGCGGTGCAATCCATTTCCAGCGGCCAATGGGAAGCGGCCGACTCGCTGGCCTTCACCCGCCGGCAGACGATGTGGATGATCATCTTGCCGCAATGCGTGAAGCGGATGCTGCCACCCTGGATGAACCTCTATTCGCTTGTCACGATGGCGACGGTGCTGGCCTCGGTCGTGGGCATCAACGAGATGCTGACCCTGACCGCGCAGGTTCACAATGCCGAAGGCGGCCGAACGGACCTTTTGGCGCCGCTCTACGCTTTCGCGCTGCTGTGCTTCTTCATCTACTGCTACCCGATCAATCTTTGGACTGTCCGTCTCGAGCGGCGCTTCAACGTCAAGAGCTGA
- a CDS encoding amino acid ABC transporter ATP-binding protein, producing MAAWTPDEPMVRLHDVHKSFGQIEVLRGISFQVMKGEVICVIGPSGSGKSTLIRSINALVPINSGSITVEGQEVNDPAVDKLALRRKVGMVFQQYNLFPHKTALQNIMMAPIHVLKQDRREVEARARALIRKVRLEGKEDAYPGELSGGQQQRVAIARSLAMRPDLMLFDEVTAALDPETVKEVLVTIRELAGEGMTCILVTHEMGFAREIANRIYFTDQGVIVEHGSPQEILDHPREARTKAFLEQVL from the coding sequence ATGGCAGCCTGGACTCCCGATGAACCGATGGTGCGTCTCCACGACGTGCACAAGTCGTTCGGCCAGATCGAAGTGCTCAGGGGCATCAGCTTTCAGGTGATGAAGGGTGAGGTCATCTGCGTCATCGGGCCGTCCGGCTCCGGCAAGTCGACGTTGATCCGTTCCATCAACGCGCTGGTGCCGATCAATTCCGGCTCGATCACCGTCGAGGGACAGGAGGTCAATGATCCGGCAGTGGACAAGCTGGCGCTGCGCCGCAAGGTGGGCATGGTCTTCCAGCAGTACAATCTGTTTCCGCACAAGACCGCGCTGCAAAACATCATGATGGCGCCGATCCACGTCCTCAAGCAGGACCGCCGTGAGGTCGAGGCACGCGCGCGGGCGCTGATCAGGAAGGTCCGCCTCGAAGGAAAGGAAGACGCCTATCCGGGAGAATTGTCCGGCGGCCAGCAGCAGCGTGTCGCCATTGCCCGCTCGCTCGCGATGCGTCCGGATCTGATGCTGTTCGACGAGGTGACGGCCGCGCTCGACCCCGAAACCGTCAAGGAAGTGCTGGTCACGATACGCGAGCTGGCGGGTGAAGGAATGACGTGCATTCTGGTCACGCATGAGATGGGTTTTGCACGCGAGATCGCCAACCGCATCTATTTCACCGATCAAGGTGTCATCGTGGAGCACGGCTCGCCGCAGGAAATATTGGATCACCCACGAGAGGCGCGGACGAAGGCGTTTCTGGAGCAGGTGCTGTAG